From Streptomyces sp. NBC_00775, one genomic window encodes:
- a CDS encoding carbohydrate ABC transporter permease codes for MNRYRRRTLALELAMIAAALVVGFPVYVLVNLAVRPASDTSSPIRPTTSPTLDNFSQAWQQGSLGGALGNSVLVTACSVVIVLAVSSLAAYPLARVTARWSRGTYLTFLLGLVLPFQLAALPLYQTMRDMGLLGTPWALVLFYSGLQVPFTVFLYVGFLRALPRDFEDAALIDGCTPLQGFRYVVLPMLKPVTVTALVLNAVAVWNDFFTPLLYLSGSAQQTMPVAIAGFVGQYVTDWNLIFAALVISILPVLLVYFLLQRSIINGFAGGLRG; via the coding sequence GTGAACCGCTACCGCCGCCGTACTCTCGCGCTGGAACTGGCGATGATCGCCGCCGCCCTGGTCGTGGGCTTTCCGGTGTACGTCCTGGTCAACCTGGCCGTGCGGCCGGCGTCGGACACCTCGTCGCCGATCAGACCGACCACCTCGCCCACCCTGGACAACTTCTCGCAGGCGTGGCAACAGGGCTCGCTGGGCGGGGCGTTGGGCAACAGCGTGCTGGTGACGGCGTGCAGCGTCGTCATCGTGCTGGCCGTCTCGTCGCTCGCGGCGTACCCGCTGGCCCGTGTCACGGCCCGCTGGTCCCGCGGTACGTACCTGACGTTCCTCCTGGGCCTGGTCCTGCCCTTCCAACTCGCCGCGCTGCCGCTCTACCAGACCATGCGCGACATGGGGCTCCTCGGTACCCCGTGGGCGCTGGTCCTCTTCTACTCCGGCCTGCAGGTGCCGTTCACCGTCTTCCTCTACGTCGGCTTCCTGCGCGCCCTGCCCCGCGACTTCGAGGACGCGGCCCTGATCGACGGCTGCACACCGCTGCAGGGCTTCCGGTACGTGGTGCTGCCGATGCTCAAGCCGGTCACGGTGACGGCCCTGGTGCTCAACGCGGTCGCCGTGTGGAACGACTTCTTCACCCCGCTGCTGTACCTCAGCGGCAGCGCCCAGCAGACCATGCCGGTCGCCATCGCCGGCTTCGTCGGTCAGTACGTGACCGACTGGAACCTCATCTTCGCCGCACTGGTGATCAGCATCCTGCCTGTCCTGCTC